The following proteins come from a genomic window of Citrobacter europaeus:
- the rpsD gene encoding 30S ribosomal protein S4, producing MARYLGPKLKLSRREGTDLFLKSGVRAIDTKCKIEQAPGQHGARKPRLSDYGVQLREKQKVRRIYGVLERQFRNYYKEAARLKGNTGENLLGLLEGRLDNVVYRMGFGATRAEARQLVSHKAIMVNGRVVNIASYQVSPNDVVSIREKAKKQSRVKAALELAEQREKPTWLEVDAGKMEGTFKRKPERSDLSADINEHLIVELYSK from the coding sequence ATGGCAAGATATTTGGGTCCTAAGCTCAAGCTGAGCCGTCGTGAGGGCACTGACTTATTCCTTAAGTCTGGCGTTCGCGCGATCGATACCAAGTGTAAAATTGAACAAGCTCCTGGCCAGCACGGTGCGCGTAAACCGCGTCTGTCTGACTATGGTGTGCAGTTGCGTGAAAAGCAAAAAGTTCGCCGTATCTACGGTGTGCTGGAGCGTCAGTTCCGTAACTACTACAAAGAAGCAGCACGTCTGAAAGGCAACACCGGTGAAAACCTGTTGGGTCTGCTGGAAGGTCGTCTGGACAACGTTGTATACCGTATGGGCTTCGGTGCCACTCGTGCAGAAGCACGTCAGCTGGTCAGCCATAAAGCAATTATGGTAAACGGTCGTGTTGTTAACATCGCTTCTTATCAGGTTAGTCCGAATGACGTTGTTAGCATTCGTGAGAAAGCGAAGAAGCAGTCTCGCGTGAAAGCCGCTCTGGAGCTGGCTGAGCAGCGTGAAAAGCCAACCTGGCTGGAAGTTGATGCTGGCAAGATGGAAGGTACGTTCAAGCGTAAGCCGGAGCGTTCTGATCTGTCTGCGGACATTAACGAACACCTGATCGTCGAGCTTTACTCCAAGTAA
- the rplN gene encoding 50S ribosomal protein L14, producing the protein MIQEQTMLNVADNSGARRVMCIKVLGGSHRRYAGVGDIIKITIKEAIPRGKVKKGDVLKAVVVRTKKGVRRPDGSVIRFDGNACVILNNNSEQPIGTRIFGPVTRELRNEKFMKIISLAPEVL; encoded by the coding sequence ATGATCCAAGAACAGACTATGCTGAACGTCGCCGACAACTCCGGTGCACGTCGCGTAATGTGTATCAAGGTTCTGGGTGGCTCGCACCGTCGCTACGCAGGCGTCGGCGATATCATCAAGATCACCATCAAGGAAGCAATTCCGCGTGGTAAGGTCAAAAAAGGTGATGTGCTGAAGGCGGTAGTGGTGCGCACCAAGAAGGGTGTTCGTCGCCCGGACGGTTCTGTCATTCGCTTCGATGGTAATGCATGCGTTATTTTAAACAATAACAGCGAGCAACCTATCGGTACGCGTATTTTTGGGCCGGTAACTCGTGAACTTCGTAACGAGAAGTTCATGAAAATTATCTCTCTGGCACCAGAAGTACTCTAA
- the rplO gene encoding 50S ribosomal protein L15 yields MRLNTLSPAEGSKKAARRLGRGIGSGLGKTGGRGHKGQKSRSGGGVRRGFEGGQMPLYRRLPKFGFTSRKAAITAEVRLSDLAKVEGGVVDLNTLKAANIIGIQIEFAKVILAGEVTTPVTVRGLRVTKGARAAIEAAGGKIEE; encoded by the coding sequence ATGCGTTTAAATACTCTGTCTCCGGCCGAAGGCTCTAAAAAAGCGGCTCGCCGCCTGGGTCGTGGTATCGGTTCTGGCCTCGGTAAAACCGGTGGTCGTGGTCACAAAGGTCAGAAGTCTCGTTCTGGCGGTGGCGTACGTCGCGGTTTCGAGGGTGGTCAGATGCCTCTGTACCGTCGTCTGCCGAAATTCGGCTTCACTTCACGTAAAGCAGCGATTACAGCCGAAGTTCGTCTGTCTGACCTGGCTAAAGTTGAAGGCGGTGTTGTAGACCTGAACACGCTGAAAGCAGCTAACATTATCGGTATCCAGATCGAGTTCGCGAAAGTGATCCTGGCTGGTGAAGTCACTACTCCGGTAACTGTTCGTGGCCTGCGTGTTACTAAAGGCGCTCGTGCTGCTATCGAAGCTGCTGGCGGTAAAATCGAGGAATAA
- the rpsE gene encoding 30S ribosomal protein S5 — MAHIEKQAGELQEKLIAVNRVSKTVKGGRIFSFTALTVVGDGNGRVGFGYGKAREVPAAIQKAMEKARRNMINVALNHGTLQHPVKGTHTGSRVFMQPASEGTGIIAGGAMRAVLEVAGVRNVLAKAYGSTNPINVVRATIDGLENMKSPEMVAAKRGKSVEEILGK; from the coding sequence ATGGCTCACATCGAAAAACAAGCTGGCGAACTGCAGGAAAAGCTGATCGCGGTTAACCGCGTATCTAAAACCGTAAAAGGTGGTCGTATTTTCTCCTTCACAGCTCTGACTGTAGTTGGTGATGGTAACGGTCGCGTTGGTTTTGGTTACGGTAAAGCGCGTGAAGTTCCAGCAGCGATCCAGAAAGCGATGGAAAAAGCCCGTCGCAATATGATTAACGTCGCGCTGAACCACGGCACCCTGCAGCACCCGGTTAAGGGTACTCACACGGGTTCTCGTGTATTCATGCAGCCGGCTTCCGAAGGTACCGGTATCATCGCCGGTGGTGCAATGCGCGCCGTTCTGGAAGTCGCTGGAGTTCGTAACGTTCTGGCTAAAGCGTATGGTTCCACCAACCCGATTAACGTGGTTCGTGCAACTATCGATGGTCTGGAAAATATGAAATCTCCGGAAATGGTCGCTGCCAAGCGTGGTAAATCCGTTGAAGAAATTCTGGGGAAATAA
- the rpsM gene encoding 30S ribosomal protein S13: protein MARIAGINIPDQKHAVIALTSIYGVGKTRSKAILAAAGIAEDVKISELSEEQIDTLRDEVAKFVVEGDLRREVSMSIKRLMDLGCYRGLRHRRGLPVRGQRTKTNARTRKGPRKPIKK, encoded by the coding sequence GTGGCCCGTATAGCAGGCATTAACATTCCTGATCAGAAACATGCTGTGATCGCATTAACTTCGATCTACGGCGTCGGCAAGACCCGTTCTAAAGCCATTCTGGCTGCCGCGGGTATCGCTGAAGATGTTAAGATCAGTGAGCTGTCTGAAGAACAAATCGACACGCTGCGTGACGAAGTTGCCAAATTTGTCGTTGAAGGTGATCTGCGCCGTGAAGTTAGCATGAGCATCAAGCGCCTTATGGACCTTGGTTGCTATCGCGGTTTGCGTCATCGTCGTGGTCTCCCGGTTCGCGGTCAGCGTACCAAGACCAACGCACGTACCCGTAAGGGTCCGCGCAAACCGATCAAGAAATAA
- the rplE gene encoding 50S ribosomal protein L5 → MAKLHDYYKDEVVAKLMTEFNYNSVMQVPRVEKITLNMGVGEAIADKKLLDNAAADLTAISGQKPLITKARKSVAGFKIRQGYPIGCKVTLRGERMWEFFERLITIAVPRIRDFRGLSAKSFDGRGNYSMGVREQIIFPEIDYDKVDRVRGLDITITTTAKSDEEGRALLAAFDFPFRK, encoded by the coding sequence ATGGCGAAACTGCATGATTACTACAAAGACGAAGTAGTCGCTAAACTCATGACTGAGTTTAACTACAATTCTGTCATGCAAGTCCCTCGGGTCGAGAAGATCACCCTGAACATGGGTGTTGGTGAAGCGATCGCTGACAAGAAACTGCTGGATAACGCAGCAGCTGACCTGACAGCAATCTCCGGTCAAAAACCGCTGATCACCAAAGCACGCAAATCAGTTGCAGGCTTCAAAATCCGTCAGGGCTATCCGATCGGCTGTAAAGTAACTCTGCGTGGCGAACGCATGTGGGAGTTCTTTGAGCGCCTGATCACTATTGCTGTTCCACGTATCCGTGACTTCCGTGGCTTGTCCGCTAAGTCTTTCGACGGTCGTGGTAACTACAGCATGGGTGTCCGTGAGCAGATCATCTTCCCAGAAATCGACTACGATAAAGTCGACCGCGTGCGTGGTTTGGATATTACCATTACCACTACTGCGAAATCTGACGAAGAAGGCCGTGCTCTGCTGGCTGCCTTTGACTTCCCGTTCCGCAAGTAA
- the rplR gene encoding 50S ribosomal protein L18, with product MDKKSARIRRATRARRKLQELGATRLVVHRTPRHIYAQVIAPNGSEVLVAASTVEKAIAEQLKYTGNKDAAAAVGKAVAERALEKGIKDVSFDRSGFQYHGRVQALADAAREAGLQF from the coding sequence ATGGATAAGAAATCTGCTCGTATCCGTCGTGCGACCCGCGCACGCCGCAAGCTCCAGGAGCTGGGTGCAACTCGCCTGGTGGTACATCGTACCCCGCGTCATATTTACGCACAGGTAATTGCACCGAACGGTTCTGAAGTTCTGGTAGCTGCTTCTACTGTAGAAAAAGCTATCGCTGAACAATTGAAGTACACCGGTAACAAAGACGCTGCTGCAGCTGTAGGTAAAGCTGTTGCTGAACGCGCTCTGGAAAAAGGCATCAAAGATGTTTCTTTTGACCGTTCCGGGTTCCAATATCATGGTCGTGTCCAGGCACTGGCAGATGCTGCCCGTGAAGCTGGCCTTCAGTTCTAA
- the rplF gene encoding 50S ribosomal protein L6, producing the protein MSRVAKAPVVIPAGVDVKINGQVITIKGKNGELTRTLNDAVAVNHADNALTFGPRDGYADGWAQAGTARALLNAMVVGVTEGFTKKLQLVGVGYRAAVKGNVVNLALGFSHPVDHQLPAGITAECPSQTEIVLKGADKQLIGQVAADLRAYRRPEPYKGKGVRYADEVVRTKEAKKK; encoded by the coding sequence ATGTCTCGTGTTGCTAAAGCACCGGTCGTTATTCCTGCCGGCGTTGATGTAAAAATCAACGGTCAGGTTATTACGATCAAAGGTAAAAACGGCGAGCTGACTCGTACTCTCAACGATGCTGTTGCAGTAAATCATGCAGATAATGCACTGACCTTCGGTCCGCGTGATGGTTACGCAGATGGATGGGCTCAGGCTGGTACCGCGCGTGCCCTGCTGAATGCAATGGTTGTCGGTGTTACCGAAGGCTTCACTAAGAAGCTACAGCTGGTTGGTGTAGGTTATCGTGCAGCGGTTAAAGGGAATGTAGTAAACCTGGCTTTAGGTTTCTCTCACCCAGTTGACCATCAGCTGCCTGCGGGTATCACTGCAGAATGTCCGTCTCAGACTGAAATCGTGCTGAAAGGCGCTGATAAACAGCTGATCGGTCAGGTTGCAGCAGATCTGCGCGCCTACCGTCGTCCTGAGCCTTATAAAGGCAAGGGTGTTCGTTACGCCGACGAAGTCGTGCGTACCAAAGAGGCTAAGAAGAAGTAA
- the secY gene encoding preprotein translocase subunit SecY has protein sequence MAKQPGLDFQSAKGGLGELKRRLLFVIGALIVFRIGSFIPIPGIDAAVLAKLLEQQRGTIIEMFNMFSGGALSRASIFALGIMPYISASIIIQLLTVVHPTLAEIKKEGESGRRKISQYTRYGTLVLAIFQSIGIATGLPNMPGMQGLVMNPGFAFYFTAVVSLVTGTMFLMWLGEQITERGIGNGISIIIFAGIVAGLPPAIAHTIEQARQGDLHFLVLLLVAVLVFAVTFFVVFVERGQRRIVVNYAKRQQGRRVYAAQSTHLPLKVNMAGVIPAIFASSIILFPATIASWFGGGTGWNWLTTISLYLQPGQPLYVLLYASAIIFFCFFYTALVFNPRETADNLKKSGAFVPGIRPGEQTAKYIDKVMTRLTLVGALYITFICLIPEFMRDAMKVPFYFGGTSLLIVVVVIMDFMAQVQTLMMSSQYESALKKANLKGYGR, from the coding sequence ATGGCTAAACAACCGGGATTAGATTTTCAAAGTGCCAAAGGTGGCTTAGGCGAGCTGAAACGCAGACTGCTGTTTGTAATCGGCGCGCTGATTGTGTTCCGTATTGGCTCTTTCATTCCGATCCCTGGTATTGATGCCGCTGTACTTGCCAAACTGCTTGAGCAACAGCGAGGCACCATCATTGAAATGTTTAACATGTTCTCTGGTGGTGCTCTCAGCCGTGCTTCTATCTTTGCTCTGGGGATCATGCCGTATATTTCGGCGTCGATCATTATCCAGCTGCTGACGGTGGTTCATCCAACGCTGGCAGAAATTAAGAAAGAAGGGGAGTCTGGTCGTCGTAAGATCAGCCAGTACACCCGCTACGGTACTCTGGTGCTGGCAATATTCCAGTCGATCGGTATTGCTACCGGTCTGCCGAATATGCCTGGTATGCAGGGCCTGGTGATGAACCCAGGCTTTGCATTCTATTTCACCGCTGTTGTAAGTCTGGTTACAGGGACAATGTTCCTGATGTGGTTGGGCGAACAGATTACTGAACGTGGTATCGGCAACGGTATCTCAATCATTATCTTCGCCGGTATTGTCGCGGGACTCCCGCCAGCCATTGCCCATACTATCGAGCAAGCGCGTCAAGGCGACCTGCACTTCCTCGTGTTGCTGTTGGTTGCAGTATTAGTATTCGCAGTGACGTTCTTTGTTGTATTTGTTGAGCGTGGTCAACGCCGCATTGTGGTAAACTACGCGAAACGTCAGCAAGGTCGTCGTGTCTATGCTGCACAGAGCACACATTTACCGCTGAAAGTGAATATGGCGGGGGTAATCCCGGCAATCTTCGCTTCCAGTATTATTCTGTTCCCGGCAACCATCGCGTCATGGTTCGGGGGCGGGACTGGTTGGAACTGGCTGACAACAATTTCGCTGTATTTGCAGCCTGGGCAACCGCTTTATGTGTTACTCTATGCGTCTGCAATCATATTCTTCTGTTTCTTCTACACGGCGTTGGTTTTCAACCCGCGTGAAACAGCAGATAACCTGAAGAAGTCCGGTGCATTTGTACCAGGAATTCGTCCGGGAGAGCAAACGGCGAAGTATATCGATAAAGTAATGACCCGCCTGACTTTGGTTGGTGCGCTCTACATTACCTTTATCTGCCTGATCCCGGAGTTCATGCGTGATGCAATGAAAGTACCGTTCTACTTCGGTGGGACCTCACTGCTTATCGTTGTTGTCGTGATTATGGACTTTATGGCTCAAGTGCAAACTCTGATGATGTCAAGTCAGTACGAGTCTGCATTGAAGAAGGCGAATCTGAAAGGCTACGGCCGTTAA
- the rpsH gene encoding 30S ribosomal protein S8, which yields MSMQDPIADMLTRIRNGQAANKAAVTMPSSKLKVAIANVLKEEGFIEDFKVEGDTKPELELTLKYFQGKAVVESIQRVSRPGLRIYKRKDELPKVMAGMGIAVVSTSKGVMTDRAARQAGLGGEIICYVA from the coding sequence ATGAGCATGCAAGATCCGATCGCGGATATGCTGACCCGTATCCGTAACGGTCAGGCCGCGAATAAAGCTGCGGTCACCATGCCTTCCTCCAAGCTGAAAGTGGCAATTGCCAACGTGCTGAAGGAAGAAGGTTTTATTGAAGATTTTAAAGTTGAAGGCGACACCAAGCCGGAACTGGAACTTACTCTTAAGTATTTCCAGGGTAAAGCTGTTGTAGAAAGCATTCAGCGTGTCAGTCGCCCAGGTCTGCGCATTTATAAGCGTAAAGACGAGCTGCCGAAAGTTATGGCTGGCATGGGTATCGCAGTTGTTTCTACCTCTAAAGGTGTTATGACTGATCGTGCAGCGCGCCAGGCTGGTCTTGGTGGCGAAATTATCTGCTACGTAGCCTAA
- the rplQ gene encoding 50S ribosomal protein L17, which produces MRHRKSGRQLNRNSSHRQAMFRNMAGSLVRHEIIKTTLPKAKELRRVVEPLITLAKTDSVANRRLAFARTRDNEIVAKLFNELGPRFASRAGGYTRILKCGFRAGDNAPMAYIELVDRSEKTEAAAE; this is translated from the coding sequence ATGCGCCATCGTAAGAGTGGTCGTCAACTGAACCGCAACAGCAGCCATCGCCAGGCTATGTTCCGCAATATGGCAGGTTCACTGGTTCGTCATGAAATCATCAAGACGACTCTGCCGAAAGCGAAAGAGCTGCGTCGCGTAGTTGAGCCGCTGATTACTCTTGCCAAGACTGATAGCGTAGCTAATCGTCGTCTGGCATTCGCCCGTACTCGTGATAACGAGATCGTGGCAAAACTGTTTAACGAACTGGGCCCGCGTTTCGCGAGCCGCGCCGGTGGTTACACTCGCATTCTGAAGTGTGGTTTCCGTGCAGGCGACAACGCGCCGATGGCATACATCGAGCTGGTTGATCGTTCAGAGAAAACAGAAGCTGCTGCAGAGTAA
- the rpoA gene encoding DNA-directed RNA polymerase subunit alpha — protein sequence MQGSVTEFLKPRLVDIEQVSSTHAKVTLEPLERGFGHTLGNALRRILLSSMPGCAVTEVEIDGVLHEYSTKEGVQEDILEILLNLKGLAVRVQGKDDVILTLNKSGIGPVTAADITHDGDVEIVKPQHVICHLTDENASISMRIKVQRGRGYVPASTRIHSEEDERPIGRLLVDACYSPVERIAYNVEAARVEQRTDLDKLVIEMETNGTIDPEEAIRRAATILAEQLEAFVDLRDVRQPEVKEEKPEFDPILLRPVDDLELTVRSANCLKAEAIHYIGDLVQRTEVELLKTPNLGKKSLTEIKDVLASRGLSLGMRLENWPPASIADE from the coding sequence ATGCAGGGTTCTGTGACAGAGTTTCTAAAACCGCGCCTGGTAGATATCGAGCAAGTGAGTTCGACGCACGCCAAGGTGACCCTTGAGCCTTTAGAGCGTGGCTTTGGCCATACTTTGGGTAACGCACTGCGCCGTATTCTGCTCTCATCGATGCCGGGTTGCGCGGTGACCGAGGTTGAGATTGATGGTGTACTACATGAGTACAGCACCAAAGAAGGCGTTCAGGAAGATATCCTGGAAATCCTGCTCAACCTGAAAGGGCTGGCGGTGAGAGTTCAGGGTAAAGATGATGTTATTCTTACCTTGAATAAATCTGGCATTGGCCCTGTGACTGCAGCCGACATTACCCATGATGGTGATGTCGAAATCGTCAAGCCACAGCACGTGATCTGCCACCTGACCGATGAGAACGCATCTATTAGCATGCGTATCAAAGTTCAGCGCGGTCGTGGTTATGTGCCGGCTTCTACCCGAATTCATTCGGAAGAAGATGAGCGCCCAATCGGCCGTCTGCTGGTCGACGCATGCTACAGCCCTGTAGAGCGTATTGCCTACAATGTTGAAGCAGCGCGTGTAGAACAGCGTACCGACCTGGACAAGCTGGTCATCGAAATGGAAACCAACGGCACAATCGATCCTGAAGAGGCGATTCGTCGTGCGGCAACCATTCTGGCTGAACAACTTGAAGCTTTCGTTGACTTACGTGATGTACGTCAGCCGGAAGTTAAAGAAGAGAAACCAGAATTCGATCCGATCCTGCTGCGCCCTGTTGACGATCTGGAATTGACTGTCCGCTCTGCTAACTGCCTCAAAGCAGAAGCTATCCACTATATCGGTGATCTGGTACAGCGTACTGAGGTTGAGCTTCTTAAGACGCCTAACCTTGGTAAAAAATCTCTTACCGAGATTAAAGACGTGCTGGCTTCCCGTGGACTGTCTCTGGGCATGCGCCTGGAAAACTGGCCACCGGCAAGCATCGCTGACGAGTAA
- the rplX gene encoding 50S ribosomal protein L24: protein MAAKIRRDDEVIVLTGKDKGKRGKVKNVLSSGKVIVEGINLVKKHQKPVPALNQPGGIVEKEAAIQISNLAIFNAATGKADRVGFRFEDGKKVRFFKSNSETIK, encoded by the coding sequence ATGGCAGCGAAGATCCGTCGTGATGACGAAGTTATCGTGTTAACCGGTAAAGATAAAGGTAAACGCGGTAAAGTTAAGAATGTCCTGTCTTCCGGCAAGGTCATTGTTGAAGGTATCAACCTGGTTAAGAAACATCAGAAGCCGGTTCCGGCCCTGAACCAACCAGGCGGCATTGTAGAGAAAGAAGCAGCTATTCAGATCTCTAACCTTGCTATCTTCAACGCGGCAACCGGCAAGGCTGACCGTGTAGGCTTTAGATTCGAAGACGGCAAAAAAGTCCGTTTCTTTAAATCTAACAGCGAAACTATCAAGTAA
- the rplP gene encoding 50S ribosomal protein L16 → MLQPKRTKFRKMHKGRNRGLAAGADVSFGSFGLKAVGRGRLTARQIEAARRAMTRAVKRQGKIWIRVFPDKPITEKPLAVRMGKGKGNVEYWVALIQPGKVLYEMDGVPEELAREAFKLAAAKLPIKTTFVTKTVM, encoded by the coding sequence ATGTTACAACCAAAGCGTACAAAATTCCGTAAAATGCACAAAGGCCGTAACCGCGGTCTGGCTGCTGGCGCGGATGTTAGCTTCGGCAGCTTCGGTCTGAAAGCTGTTGGCCGTGGTCGTCTGACTGCCCGTCAGATCGAAGCAGCACGTCGTGCTATGACCCGTGCAGTTAAGCGTCAAGGTAAGATCTGGATCCGTGTATTCCCGGACAAACCGATCACTGAAAAGCCGCTGGCAGTGCGTATGGGTAAAGGTAAAGGTAACGTGGAGTATTGGGTTGCCTTGATTCAGCCGGGTAAAGTCCTGTATGAAATGGACGGCGTACCGGAAGAGCTGGCCCGTGAAGCATTCAAGCTGGCAGCAGCGAAACTGCCGATTAAAACCACCTTTGTAACTAAGACGGTGATGTAA
- the rpsN gene encoding 30S ribosomal protein S14 — MAKQSMKAREVKRVALADKYFAKRAELKAIISDVNATDEDRWNAVLKLQSLPRDSSPSRQRNRCRQTGRPHGYVGKFGLSRIKLREAAMRGEVPGLKKASW; from the coding sequence ATGGCTAAGCAATCAATGAAAGCACGCGAAGTAAAGCGCGTAGCTTTAGCTGATAAGTACTTCGCAAAACGCGCTGAACTGAAAGCTATTATCTCTGATGTGAACGCGACCGACGAAGATCGTTGGAACGCAGTTCTCAAGCTGCAGTCTCTGCCGCGTGATTCCAGCCCGTCCCGTCAGCGTAACCGCTGCCGTCAAACAGGTCGTCCGCATGGCTATGTGGGCAAGTTCGGGTTGAGCCGTATCAAACTGCGTGAAGCCGCCATGCGCGGTGAAGTACCAGGCTTGAAAAAGGCTAGCTGGTAA
- the rpsK gene encoding 30S ribosomal protein S11, which produces MAKAPIRARKRVRKQVSDGVAHIHASFNNTIVTITDRQGNALGWATAGGSGFRGSRKSTPFAAQVAAERCAEAVKEYGIKNLEVMVKGPGPGRESTVRALNAAGFRITNITDVTPIPHNGCRPPKKRRV; this is translated from the coding sequence ATGGCAAAGGCACCAATTCGTGCACGTAAACGTGTAAGAAAACAAGTCTCTGACGGCGTGGCTCATATCCATGCTTCTTTTAACAACACCATCGTTACCATTACTGATCGTCAGGGTAACGCACTGGGTTGGGCAACAGCCGGTGGTTCCGGTTTCCGTGGTTCTCGCAAATCCACTCCGTTTGCAGCTCAGGTTGCAGCAGAGCGTTGCGCTGAAGCCGTAAAAGAATACGGTATCAAGAATCTGGAAGTTATGGTCAAAGGACCGGGTCCAGGTCGCGAATCTACTGTTCGTGCTCTGAACGCCGCTGGTTTCCGCATCACTAATATTACTGATGTGACTCCGATCCCTCATAACGGTTGTCGTCCGCCGAAAAAACGTCGCGTATAA
- the rpmC gene encoding 50S ribosomal protein L29, which produces MKAKELREKSVEELNTELLNLLREQFNLRMQAASGQLQQSHLLKQVRRDVARVKTLLTEKAGA; this is translated from the coding sequence ATGAAAGCAAAAGAGCTGCGTGAGAAGAGTGTTGAAGAGCTGAACACCGAGCTGCTGAATCTGCTGCGTGAGCAGTTCAACCTGCGTATGCAGGCTGCAAGTGGCCAGCTGCAACAGTCTCACCTGTTGAAGCAAGTGCGTCGTGACGTCGCACGCGTTAAGACTTTACTGACTGAGAAGGCGGGTGCGTAA
- the rpsC gene encoding 30S ribosomal protein S3 codes for MGQKVHPNGIRLGIVKPWNSTWFANTKEFADNLDSDFKVRQYLTKELAKASVSRIVIERPAKSIRVTIHTARPGIVIGKKGEDVEKLRKVVADIAGVPAQINIAEVRKPELDAKLVADSITSQLERRVMFRRAMKRAVQNAMRLGAKGIKVEVSGRLGGAEIARTEWYREGRVPLHTLRADIDYNTSEAHTTYGVIGVKVWIFKGEILGGMAAVEQPEKPAAQPKKQQRKGRK; via the coding sequence ATGGGTCAGAAAGTACATCCTAATGGTATTCGCCTGGGTATTGTAAAACCATGGAACTCAACCTGGTTTGCGAACACCAAAGAATTCGCTGACAACCTGGACAGCGATTTTAAAGTACGTCAGTACCTGACTAAGGAACTGGCTAAAGCGTCTGTATCTCGTATCGTTATCGAGCGTCCGGCTAAGAGCATCCGTGTGACCATTCACACCGCTCGCCCGGGTATCGTTATCGGTAAGAAAGGCGAAGACGTAGAAAAACTGCGCAAAGTCGTAGCGGATATTGCTGGCGTTCCTGCTCAGATCAATATCGCCGAAGTGCGTAAGCCTGAACTGGACGCAAAATTGGTTGCTGACAGCATCACTTCTCAGCTGGAACGTCGCGTTATGTTCCGTCGTGCTATGAAGCGTGCTGTACAGAACGCAATGCGTCTGGGCGCTAAAGGTATCAAAGTTGAAGTTAGTGGCCGTCTGGGCGGCGCGGAAATCGCACGTACCGAATGGTACCGCGAAGGTCGCGTACCTCTGCACACTCTGCGTGCTGACATCGACTACAACACCTCTGAAGCGCACACCACTTACGGTGTAATCGGCGTTAAAGTGTGGATCTTCAAAGGCGAGATCCTGGGTGGTATGGCTGCTGTTGAACAACCGGAAAAACCGGCTGCGCAACCTAAAAAGCAGCAGCGTAAAGGCCGTAAATAA
- the rpmJ gene encoding 50S ribosomal protein L36 yields the protein MKVRASVKKLCRNCKIVKRDGVIRVICSAEPKHKQRQG from the coding sequence ATGAAAGTTCGTGCTTCCGTCAAGAAATTATGCCGTAACTGCAAAATCGTTAAGCGTGATGGTGTCATCCGTGTGATTTGCAGTGCCGAGCCGAAGCATAAACAGCGCCAAGGCTGA
- the rpmD gene encoding 50S ribosomal protein L30: MAKTIKITQTRSAIGRLPKHKATLLGLGLRRIGHTVEREDTPAVRGMVNAVSFMVKVEE, encoded by the coding sequence ATGGCAAAGACTATTAAAATTACTCAAACCCGCAGTGCAATCGGTCGTCTGCCGAAACACAAGGCAACGCTGCTTGGCCTGGGTCTGCGTCGTATTGGTCACACCGTAGAGCGCGAGGATACTCCTGCTGTTCGTGGTATGGTCAACGCGGTTTCCTTCATGGTTAAAGTTGAGGAGTAA
- the rpsQ gene encoding 30S ribosomal protein S17 — MTDKIRTLQGRVVSDKMEKSIVVAIERFVKHPIYGKFIKRTTKLHVHDENNECGTGDVVEIRECRPLSKTKSWTLVRVVEKAVL, encoded by the coding sequence ATGACCGATAAAATCCGTACTCTGCAAGGTCGCGTTGTTAGCGATAAAATGGAGAAATCCATCGTTGTTGCTATCGAACGTTTTGTGAAACACCCGATCTACGGTAAATTCATTAAGCGTACGACCAAACTGCACGTACATGACGAGAACAACGAATGCGGTACTGGTGACGTGGTTGAAATCCGCGAATGCCGTCCGCTGTCCAAGACTAAGTCCTGGACGCTGGTTCGCGTTGTAGAGAAAGCCGTTCTGTAA